A part of Brassica rapa cultivar Chiifu-401-42 chromosome A05, CAAS_Brap_v3.01, whole genome shotgun sequence genomic DNA contains:
- the LOC108870345 gene encoding uncharacterized protein LOC108870345: MSDDKMKLPQFDGHWDHWSEVMENFFRARGLWSLIETGVEEPSDATVLTAEQNLQLESNRTNDHKVKHYLYQSIDRVTFEQILDRRTSKIIWDSMKAKYGGNARVKRSLLQKLRRDFEVVEMKESESVEEYFIRVLAITNQMRGNGETMTDSKVVEKILRTLSEKFMYVVVSIEESKDIESITLDELQSSLVVHEQKFKRIDKGDDQVLKITHGRGTGYRGRGFSGRGRGRGRGRSSFNKSTVECYKCHKLGHFQNECPKWEEEANYADFDENEEMLLMAFIDEMDEEELHEDGEVTESALMASSGNQGNMKKRVWFLDSGCSNHMSGDKSLFSKLDEDFRHSVKLGNNKKMEVVGKGNTKLMLNGANYVISDVYYVPELKNNLLSLGQLQEKRITIIIQKGYCQIYHEEKGLIAESRMSSNRMFALADQGRGDSNSSEQRCLKTTSEDMPKLWHERYGHLSH, encoded by the coding sequence ATGAGTGATGATAAGATGAAGCTTCCGCAATTTGATGGCCATTGGGACCATTGGAGTGAAGTCATGGAGAACTTCTTCCGAGCCAGAGGGCTATGGAGTCTGATCGAAACCGGCGTTGAAGAACCATCTGATGCGACGGTACTGACTGCAGAACAAAACCTGCAATTGGAGAGCAACAGAACCAACGATCACAAAGTCAAGCATTACCTCTACCAGAGCATTGACAGAGTGACGTTCGAACAGATCTTAGACAGGAGGACCTCTAAGATCATTTGGGATTCGATGAAGGCGAAGTATGGTGGCAATGCTCGAGTGAAGAGATCGCTACTACAGAAGTTAAGAAGAGATTTCGAAGTGGTGGAGATGAAGGAAAGTGAAAGTGTTGAAGAATACTTCATCCGAGTGTTGGCGATCACCAACCAAATGAGGGGCAATGGAGAGACCATGACGGACTCTAAGGTAGTTGAGAAGATCCTCAGAACTCTCAGTGAGAAGTTCATGTATGTGGTAGTATCCATTGAAGAATCCAAGGACATTGAGTCAATCACTTTGGACGAGTTGCAGAGTTCCTTGGTGGTCCATGAGCAGAAGTTCAAAAGGATTGACAAAGGTGATGATCAAGTATTGAAGATCACACATGGAAGAGGAACGGGATACAGAGGTCGGGGCTTCTCAGGAAGAGGCAGAGGACGTGGTCGAGGCAGGAGCTCTTTCAACAAGAGCACGGTGGAATGTTACAAATGCCACAAACTTGGACATTTCCAAAACGAATGTCCAAAATGGGAAGAAGAAGCAAACTACGCAGACTTTGATGAGAATGAAGAAATGTTGTTGATGGCATTCATTGATGAAATGGATGAAGAGGAACTACACGAAGACGGAGAGGTGACAGAGAGTGCACTAATGGCGAGCTCTGGAAATCAAGGAAACATGAAGAAGAGAGTGTGGTTTCTTGACTCAGGTTGTTCAAACCATATGAGTGGAGACAAGAGTCTGTTCTCGAAGCTAGATGAAGACTTCAGGCACTCGGTGAAGCTGGGAAATAACAAGAAGATGGAGGTTGTTGGGAAAGGGAACACAAAGCTGATGTTGAACGGAGCAAACTACGTAATAAGTGATGTGTATTATGTACCAGAACTCAAAAACAACCTCTTGAGTCTTGGACAGCTTCAAGAAAAACGGATCACAATCATCATTCAAAAGGGCTACTGCCAAATCTATCATGAAGAGAAGGGGTTGATAGCTGAGAGTCGGATGAGCTCAAACCGAATGTTTGCACTAGCTGATCAAGGAAGAGGTGACTCAAACTCAAGTGAACAGAGGTGTTTGAAGACAACTTCTGAAGATATGCCAAAATTATGGCATGAGCGCTATGGTCACTTAAGTCACTGA
- the LOC103847843 gene encoding putative F-box/kelch-repeat protein At3g17540, with protein sequence LPLRESSSLLLCSLGSSNSDSIDVTSCNNSIAPSGSSCSSASTSSAEILSRVPAKSLSRLKTTCKRWYALFRDPKFVVKNKKLGRAVRESILLTNHGDVCSVAGDLHDTVLNTPIEVSGKLTSLKGSNDFDFAEIFHCDGLMLCSELGNDRLVVWNPCTGQTRNIKARTSFQTNQTYALGYSTSSSSGHSYKILRYFDYRNDQEVWVPQCEIYDLSSDSWRVLDSFPLEYIMFLDGISLKGDTYWVAGHNESGYFMMKFDFTTERFVRLPLPIPIERLVHRFVLSVVRDEKLAVLLIDDSSDYLSYDRSEAMRIWVSNKISEDANKDLSWRSDFVLEVDFDNYSKNFRSFLLDEENKVAILCCGIEFVGEYYTTIIYIIGEDMLKEVYTGTITASRSHSPLVITYLPSLVRI encoded by the coding sequence TTGCCACTTCGAGAGAGCTCTTCCCTGCTCTTATGCTCGCTCGGTTCCTCCAACTCAGACTCCATTGATGTTACGTCCTGTAACAACTCCATCGCACCCTCAGGATCATCCTGTTCTAGCGCTTCAACATCCTCAGCGGAGATACTCTCTAGGGTTCCGGCCAAATCTCTGTCGAGATTGAAAACGACTTGCAAACGTTGGTACGCTCTATTTAGAGATCCCAAGTTTGTGGTGAAGAACAAGAAGTTAGGTAGAGCTGTAAGAGAGTCGATTTTACTGACCAATCATGGTGATGTTTGTTCGGTCGCGGGAGATCTCCACGATACAGTGCTCAATACACCTATCGAGGTCTCTGGTAAACTTACAAGTCTAAAGGGTTCAAACGATTTCGACTTCGCTGAGATATTTCACTGCGATGGTTTAATGTTATGCTCTGAATTGGGAAACGACAGACTTGTGGTTTGGAACCCATGCACTGGCCAAACGAGGAATATCAAAGCAAGAACTAGTTTCCAGACTAATCAAACCTATGCTCTAGGATACagcacatcttcttcttcaggcCATAGCTACAAAATCTTGAGGTATTTCGATTATCGAAACGACCAGGAGGTCTGGGTTCCTCAGTGTGAGATCTATGACCTTAGCTCTGATTCTTGGAGGGTTCTTGATTCCTTCCCTCTTGAGTACATCATGTTTCTCGATGGCATATCTTTGAAAGGAGACACTTATTGGGTTGCTGGACATAACGAAAGTGGTTATTTCATGATGAAGTTTGATTTCACCACAGAGAGATTTGTGCGTCTCCCTCTTCCGATTCCCATAGAGAGATTGGTGCATAGATTTGTTCTTTCAGTTGTTAGGGATGAAAAGCTCGCAGTGTTACTAATTGATGACAGTTCAGACTACCTGTCATATGACAGGTCAGAAGCGATGAGAATATGGGTGAGCAATAAGATTAGTGAGGATGCTAATAAAGACTTGTCGTGGAGAAGCGACTTCGTCTTGGAAGTGGATTTTGATAACTATAGCAAGAATTTCAGAAGCTTCTTGTTGGACGAGGAGAATAAAGTGGCAATACTGTGTTGTGGTATAGAATTCGTAGGAGAATATTATACGACCATAATATACATTATTGGAGAGGACATGCTTAAAGAAGTTTATACCGGTACTATAACGGCATCTCGTTCTCACTCGCCACTTGTCATCACTTATCTTCCAAGCTTGGTTCGCATTTAG